AGGTGATGACAGAAACGGCACGCACGGTCAGGGAGTCGCAGGCGGAACGGAGCGAGATCATCTTTCCGGGCGACTCGAACGCGTTGGGGAACCTCTTTGGAGGACGCCTGATGCAGTTCATCGATCTGGTGGGCGCTGTGGCGGCATATCGGCACGCCCACGCGACCACGGTGGTGACGGCTTCGATGGACCATCTGGACTTCGTGGCTCCGGTGCATATCGGCGATCTCTTGATTCTGAAGGCGAGTGTGAACCGGGCCTTCCGCACCTCGATGGAGGTCGGCGTGAAAGCGATGGTGGAGGATCCGAAGTCGCGGACCTTGCGGCATGTCTCCACGGCGTACATCACG
This genomic stretch from Terriglobus saanensis SP1PR4 harbors:
- a CDS encoding acyl-CoA thioesterase; its protein translation is MTETARTVRESQAERSEIIFPGDSNALGNLFGGRLMQFIDLVGAVAAYRHAHATTVVTASMDHLDFVAPVHIGDLLILKASVNRAFRTSMEVGVKAMVEDPKSRTLRHVSTAYITYVAVDQNGTPVPVSPIVPETEHERRRYDDAERRRQMRSSEVTRKREMRSTLTIGWHV